The proteins below come from a single Oryzomicrobium terrae genomic window:
- a CDS encoding TonB-dependent receptor has product MSCPLRPTPAAAAVARALVALGVAAGLAGLAHPAWADEKELAEVTVSGGAGGSSAARLGGLPSQLPAVAEGMSAAEIAEKVNVVDTADILRYLPSLQVRKRYEGDRNGIVANRTSGTLASARTLVYADGVLLSNFLGNRYDFPPRWGLVSPEEIERVDVIYGPFSAALPGNSLGSTVLMTTRLPEKFEAHAKAQMFSERFGLYGTHDSYPGYQANATVGSRAGDLAAVFSANHIDAKGHPMSFATAGLSSTAAGAGDKVVSGAYKDSDPTGKGRVIFGATSIDHTVQDNAKLKLAYDFTPTLRGFYTVGVWQNNSDSTVQSYLRDATGNPVYSGNVNIDGKRYTLNASQFQPSRRNEEHWMQAVGLKSNTRGEWDWEAVASWYNIAQDDTRAPSVALPAAQNGGAGTVAKGDGTGWQTLDLKGDWRPNGTGVGSHQVQFGYHYDRYVLDSRVYSTSNWLTGSLGQRTSAFSGKTETQALYVQDAWRFAPDWKLVLGGRYERWRAFDGATANATTTIHHGERDEGHFSPKLSLSFAATPVWLLRASVGQAYRMPTVQELFQGSISSGTIVNNDPSLKPEKALSSELTAERAFDNGLWRVSLFHENVRDALYSQTNVTVFPNVTNIQNIDQVRTQGVETSLQASDVGLRGLDLMGSITYADSEILRNGKNPATVGKHQPRVPDWRATLVATWRQSAALSYTLAGRYSGKQYGNLDNSDTHGSTYGGVSSFFIVDARVNYKIAKQVTASAGVNNLNNYQSFAAHPYPQRTVHAELRFDL; this is encoded by the coding sequence ATGTCTTGCCCCCTTCGCCCCACCCCCGCGGCCGCCGCCGTTGCCCGTGCCCTTGTCGCCCTGGGGGTCGCCGCCGGCCTGGCCGGGCTGGCTCACCCCGCCTGGGCGGACGAAAAGGAACTAGCCGAGGTCACGGTCAGCGGCGGCGCCGGCGGCAGTTCCGCAGCGCGCCTCGGCGGTCTGCCCAGTCAGCTGCCGGCAGTTGCCGAGGGAATGTCGGCGGCGGAGATCGCCGAAAAGGTGAACGTGGTCGATACCGCCGACATCCTGCGCTACCTGCCCAGCCTGCAGGTGCGCAAGCGCTACGAGGGCGACCGCAACGGCATCGTCGCCAACCGCACCTCGGGCACCCTGGCCTCGGCTCGCACCCTGGTCTATGCGGACGGCGTGCTGTTGTCGAACTTCCTCGGCAACCGCTACGACTTCCCCCCGCGCTGGGGCCTGGTCTCGCCGGAGGAAATCGAGCGGGTGGACGTGATCTACGGCCCGTTCTCCGCCGCCCTGCCGGGTAATTCCCTGGGCTCCACGGTGCTCATGACGACCCGCCTGCCGGAGAAGTTCGAGGCCCACGCCAAGGCCCAGATGTTCAGCGAACGCTTTGGCCTTTACGGCACCCACGATAGCTACCCGGGCTACCAGGCCAATGCCACGGTGGGTAGCCGGGCCGGCGACCTGGCGGCGGTGTTCTCGGCCAACCATATTGACGCCAAGGGTCATCCGATGAGCTTCGCCACTGCCGGGCTGTCCTCCACCGCCGCCGGGGCAGGGGACAAGGTGGTGAGCGGCGCCTACAAGGACAGCGACCCCACCGGCAAGGGCCGGGTGATCTTCGGCGCCACCAGCATCGACCACACCGTCCAGGACAACGCCAAGCTCAAGCTGGCCTACGATTTCACCCCAACCCTGCGCGGCTTCTACACCGTCGGCGTGTGGCAGAACAATTCGGATTCGACGGTGCAGAGCTACCTGCGCGATGCCACCGGCAATCCGGTCTACAGCGGCAACGTGAACATCGACGGCAAGCGCTACACCCTCAACGCCAGCCAGTTCCAACCGAGCCGGCGCAACGAGGAGCACTGGATGCAGGCCGTGGGGCTGAAGAGCAACACCCGCGGCGAATGGGACTGGGAGGCGGTGGCCAGCTGGTACAACATCGCCCAGGACGACACCCGGGCCCCCTCGGTGGCCCTGCCGGCGGCCCAGAACGGCGGCGCCGGCACGGTCGCCAAGGGCGACGGCACCGGCTGGCAGACCCTCGACCTGAAGGGCGACTGGCGCCCCAATGGCACCGGGGTGGGCAGCCACCAGGTGCAGTTCGGCTACCACTACGACCGCTACGTGCTCGACAGCCGGGTCTACAGCACCAGCAACTGGCTGACCGGCAGCCTGGGCCAGCGCACTTCGGCCTTTTCCGGCAAGACCGAGACCCAGGCCCTCTACGTGCAGGATGCCTGGCGTTTCGCCCCGGACTGGAAGCTGGTGCTGGGCGGGCGCTACGAGCGCTGGCGTGCCTTCGATGGCGCCACGGCCAATGCCACCACCACCATCCACCATGGCGAGCGGGACGAGGGGCACTTCTCGCCCAAGCTGTCCCTCAGCTTCGCCGCCACTCCGGTCTGGCTGCTGCGCGCCTCCGTCGGCCAGGCTTACCGCATGCCGACGGTGCAGGAGCTGTTCCAGGGCTCGATCAGCTCTGGCACGATCGTCAACAACGACCCCAGCCTCAAGCCGGAAAAAGCCCTGTCCTCCGAACTCACTGCCGAGCGGGCCTTCGACAATGGCCTGTGGCGCGTCTCCCTGTTCCACGAGAACGTCCGCGACGCCCTCTACAGCCAGACCAACGTCACCGTTTTTCCCAACGTCACCAACATCCAGAACATCGACCAGGTGCGCACCCAGGGGGTGGAAACCTCCCTGCAGGCCAGCGACGTCGGCCTGCGCGGCCTCGACCTGATGGGCAGTATCACCTACGCCGATTCCGAAATCCTGCGCAACGGCAAGAACCCGGCCACGGTGGGCAAGCACCAGCCCCGGGTCCCCGACTGGCGCGCCACCCTTGTGGCCACCTGGCGGCAGAGTGCGGCCCTGTCCTACACCCTGGCCGGTCGCTACAGCGGCAAGCAGTACGGCAACCTGGACAACAGCGATACTCACGGCAGCACCTATGGCGGGGTGAGCAGCTTCTTCATCGTCGATGCCCGGGTGAATTACAAGATCGCCAAGCAGGTCACCGCTTCCGCCGGGGTTAACAACCTCAACAACTACCAGAGCTTTGCCGCCCACCCCTACCCGCAGCGCACCGTCCATGCGGAACTCCGCTTCGACCTGTAA
- a CDS encoding sialidase family protein, with product MPRVATLLSALFAGALAITPAQAHEGHDHGAAPVRSASPAKAARPPVAVGAVFDASGRLWRVRIAPEREGRLVVDHSDDRGAHFSNPVNVNAAPEPVAAEGELRPQIIVALPDGAQRQAGDAARVWVAWTSPLASVPYAGHVRFARSSDGGRHFDAPLTVNDDRAPITHRFQTLHRSPDGRLFLAWIDKREGEAAKRQGQAYRGAAIYYAESRDDGATFSTNARHAAHTCECCRIALADDPSAPAGLAANRPLALWRHVYSDAQGKSLRDHGLAPLGGIADGAEPPRGSDDRWQVDACPHHGPALAVAGDGTRHLAWFNLVGATPALQYQARGRDGAPLFPPRKVGGDLAAHPALFVRDRQVWLAWKEFDGQTTRVFVEHSADGGRSWSAPRALATSDGASDHPQLIDDRGRPYLSWNTLQEGYRLVALEESSAATPTAPLTAATVPPDNTR from the coding sequence GTGCCACGCGTTGCCACCCTGCTGTCCGCCCTGTTCGCCGGCGCCCTTGCCATCACCCCAGCCCAGGCCCACGAGGGGCACGACCATGGCGCCGCGCCGGTCAGGAGCGCGAGCCCGGCCAAGGCCGCCCGCCCCCCGGTGGCGGTGGGTGCGGTCTTCGACGCCAGCGGTCGGTTGTGGCGGGTGCGGATCGCCCCGGAGCGGGAGGGCCGCCTGGTGGTGGATCATTCCGACGACCGTGGCGCCCACTTTTCCAACCCGGTGAACGTCAATGCCGCTCCGGAGCCGGTGGCCGCCGAGGGCGAGTTGCGCCCGCAAATTATCGTGGCCCTGCCCGACGGCGCACAGCGGCAGGCCGGGGATGCCGCCCGGGTCTGGGTGGCGTGGACCTCGCCCCTGGCCAGCGTGCCCTATGCCGGCCACGTGCGCTTCGCCCGTTCCAGTGACGGCGGACGCCATTTCGATGCGCCGCTGACGGTCAACGACGACCGGGCGCCGATCACCCACCGCTTCCAGACCCTGCACCGTAGCCCGGACGGGCGGCTTTTCCTGGCCTGGATCGACAAGCGCGAGGGCGAAGCCGCCAAGCGCCAGGGCCAGGCCTACCGGGGCGCAGCCATCTACTACGCCGAATCCCGGGACGACGGTGCCACCTTCAGCACCAATGCCCGTCACGCCGCCCATACCTGCGAATGCTGCCGCATCGCCCTGGCCGACGACCCCAGCGCCCCTGCCGGACTCGCGGCCAATCGCCCCCTCGCCCTGTGGCGCCACGTTTATAGCGACGCCCAGGGCAAGAGCCTGCGTGACCACGGCCTGGCGCCCCTGGGGGGCATCGCCGACGGTGCCGAGCCGCCCCGGGGCAGCGACGACCGCTGGCAGGTGGATGCCTGCCCGCACCATGGCCCGGCCCTGGCAGTGGCCGGCGATGGCACCCGCCACCTGGCCTGGTTCAACTTGGTCGGCGCCACGCCTGCCCTGCAATACCAGGCGCGCGGCCGCGACGGCGCTCCCCTCTTCCCGCCGCGCAAGGTCGGTGGCGACCTGGCCGCCCACCCGGCCCTGTTCGTACGCGACCGCCAGGTCTGGCTGGCCTGGAAGGAGTTCGACGGCCAGACCACTCGGGTCTTCGTCGAGCACTCCGCCGACGGCGGCCGCAGCTGGAGCGCCCCCCGGGCCCTGGCCACCAGCGACGGCGCCTCGGACCACCCCCAGTTGATCGACGACCGGGGCCGCCCCTACCTGTCGTGGAATACCCTCCAGGAAGGCTATCGCCTGGTGGCCCTGGAGGAATCCTCTGCCGCCACGCCCACCGCCCCGCTGACCGCAGCGACTGTCCCCCCAGACAACACCCGATGA
- a CDS encoding TlpA disulfide reductase family protein, which translates to MNALFPRCGITLRRFWLATLLTLTALPALAGTLTPLQAGDYARLKATRSGKPFVVTLWGVDCPYCKGNLAMLAAAAKSNRKLDLVVIATDTLAEADAIAPLLRQAGLAERRTWVFGDAAPERLRFEIDRQWRGEMPRTYLFDADHQVTAVSGALSEDELRQWQRRNGLD; encoded by the coding sequence ATGAACGCCCTCTTCCCCCGCTGCGGCATTACCCTGCGCCGCTTCTGGCTCGCCACCCTGCTCACCCTTACCGCCCTGCCCGCCCTGGCAGGCACCCTGACCCCTCTGCAGGCCGGCGATTACGCCCGGCTCAAGGCGACGCGCAGCGGCAAGCCTTTCGTCGTCACTCTGTGGGGCGTCGATTGCCCCTACTGCAAGGGTAACCTGGCCATGCTGGCCGCCGCGGCCAAGAGCAATCGCAAGCTCGACCTGGTGGTGATCGCCACCGATACCCTGGCGGAAGCGGATGCCATCGCGCCCTTGCTGCGCCAGGCCGGTCTGGCCGAGCGACGCACCTGGGTGTTCGGCGACGCCGCCCCGGAACGGCTGCGCTTCGAAATCGACCGCCAATGGCGCGGCGAAATGCCCCGCACCTACCTGTTCGACGCCGATCATCAGGTCACGGCGGTCAGCGGCGCCCTGAGCGAGGACGAGCTCCGTCAATGGCAGCGGCGTAACGGCCTCGACTAA